The Prochlorococcus sp. MIT 1300 genome has a window encoding:
- the purU gene encoding formyltetrahydrofolate deformylase: MTSNVSVILQLICPDRPGLVRDLSGWVAEKGGNIRHADHHTDFGAGLFLSRIEWDLDGFSLKRDCMAASIEALAKKLGGKAILHFSDELTKVAIFASKQDHCLLDLLWRFRSGELPMIVPLVISNHNKLRSLCQDFGVDFEFVPSSPSSKKDAEEHMLELLDNHQIEVVVLAKYMQILSSNFLERFSTVINIHHSFLPAFIGSKPYHQAWQRGVKLIGATAHYVTEDLDAGPIIEQTVANVSHRDEVDDLIRKGRDLERLALARALRLHLRRQVMVYRGRTAVFA; encoded by the coding sequence GTGACTTCTAACGTAAGTGTCATTTTGCAGCTAATTTGTCCCGATCGACCAGGATTGGTTCGTGATTTATCTGGTTGGGTTGCGGAGAAGGGTGGAAATATACGTCATGCTGATCATCACACCGATTTTGGTGCAGGACTTTTTTTAAGTCGGATTGAATGGGATTTAGATGGCTTTTCATTGAAAAGAGACTGCATGGCCGCTTCCATTGAAGCTCTTGCTAAAAAATTGGGAGGTAAAGCAATATTGCATTTTTCTGATGAACTTACGAAAGTGGCGATTTTTGCTAGTAAACAGGATCATTGTCTCTTGGACTTGCTTTGGCGGTTTCGTAGTGGGGAACTGCCTATGATCGTTCCTTTAGTTATTTCAAATCACAATAAATTAAGGTCATTATGTCAAGATTTTGGTGTTGATTTTGAGTTTGTTCCCTCATCGCCTTCCAGTAAAAAGGATGCAGAAGAACATATGCTTGAATTATTAGATAATCATCAGATTGAAGTCGTTGTATTAGCTAAATACATGCAAATTCTTAGTAGTAACTTCTTGGAAAGATTTTCAACAGTTATCAACATTCATCATTCTTTTTTGCCGGCCTTTATAGGTTCTAAGCCTTATCATCAAGCTTGGCAACGGGGCGTGAAGTTGATTGGTGCTACTGCGCATTATGTAACTGAAGATCTTGATGCGGGACCGATTATTGAACAGACAGTTGCAAATGTGAGTCATCGCGATGAAGTAGATGATCTAATCCGCAAGGGAAGGGATCTTGAGCGCCTTGCCTTGGCGAGAGCTTTGAGGTTGCATTTGCGGCGTCAGGTAATGGTTTATCGAGGACGCACTGCTGTTTTCGCATGA
- a CDS encoding FAD-dependent oxidoreductase: MGGGAVGSGTAWHLASYGHQVYLIDPHLNHPLSRDGPLNGSKASLGILMGYMFRRSSGRAWHLRNESMRLWPDWIKRLKTQQYALKLNHPIIQLAATEQEAIAMKELSEKKSNYGIKFLQPNEIISCPIPWPKNNLGAMISKKDGQLDPLLLQKCLRLAIKTKNVIQESSYVISLERKPKKFCSCWQLNLTNGKKIIADIVVICSAMGTSKLIEPLGYKRNLEPALGQAILVEINAKEKDWSGWPAVLMSKGVNLIPQNHQQILLGATLEFAEHPSVNDLRKMVALGGDAPFWLREGRIKENWYGIRSRPTQEPAPILETLEPGLILASAHYRNGILLTPATAEWVKRTIDGY, from the coding sequence ATCGGCGGCGGCGCTGTGGGCTCAGGAACGGCTTGGCACCTTGCATCCTATGGGCATCAGGTCTACTTAATTGATCCACACCTAAATCATCCGTTATCCCGAGATGGTCCCTTAAATGGCTCCAAAGCCTCTCTAGGAATTCTTATGGGATATATGTTCCGCCGCTCTAGTGGCAGAGCATGGCACTTAAGAAACGAAAGTATGAGGCTCTGGCCGGATTGGATCAAAAGGCTAAAAACTCAACAATACGCATTAAAACTTAATCACCCAATTATACAACTTGCGGCCACTGAGCAAGAAGCCATCGCAATGAAAGAGCTGAGTGAAAAAAAATCAAATTATGGAATAAAGTTTCTACAACCAAATGAAATAATTAGTTGTCCTATACCCTGGCCTAAAAATAATCTAGGAGCAATGATTTCTAAAAAGGATGGCCAGTTAGACCCTCTCCTTTTACAAAAATGTCTGCGATTGGCTATCAAGACAAAAAACGTCATTCAAGAGAGTTCATATGTTATATCGCTCGAAAGAAAGCCCAAAAAATTTTGCTCATGTTGGCAATTGAATCTTACAAATGGCAAGAAAATCATCGCTGATATAGTAGTTATATGTAGTGCCATGGGAACTTCGAAGCTCATCGAGCCACTTGGCTATAAACGCAACCTTGAACCAGCCTTAGGGCAAGCTATCCTAGTTGAAATAAATGCTAAAGAGAAAGATTGGTCTGGTTGGCCTGCTGTTTTAATGAGCAAGGGTGTAAATCTCATTCCTCAAAATCATCAGCAAATCTTATTAGGTGCAACTTTAGAGTTTGCAGAACACCCAAGCGTAAACGACCTTAGGAAGATGGTAGCCCTAGGAGGTGATGCACCATTTTGGTTGCGAGAGGGGAGAATTAAAGAAAATTGGTATGGAATACGTAGTCGCCCAACCCAAGAACCAGCACCAATTTTAGAAACTTTAGAACCAGGGCTAATTCTTGCAAGCGCACACTATAGAAATGGGATTTTACTAACCCCAGCAACTGCAGAATGGGTAAAAAGAACAATTGATGGCTATTAA
- the dnaK gene encoding molecular chaperone DnaK — protein sequence MGKVVGIDLGTTNSCVAVMEGGKPTVIANAEGFRTTPSVVAYTKNQDQLVGQIAKRQAVMNPENTFYSSKRFVGRRVDEVNEESKEVSYGVEKSGSSVKLKCPVLDKQFSPEEVSAQVLRKLSEDAGKYLGESVTQAVITVPAYFNDSQRQATKDAGKIAGLEVLRIINEPTAAALAYGLDKQSNERILVFDLGGGTFDVSVLEVGDGVFEVLSTSGDTHLGGDDFDKVIVDHLAETFKGNEGIDLRQDKQALQRLTEAAEKAKIELSNATQSEINLPFITATPEGPKHLDLTLTRAKFEELASSLIDRCRVPVEQALKDAKLSSGELDEIVMVGGSTRMPAVQELVKRVTGKDPNQTVNPDEVVAVGAAIQGGVLAGEVKDILLLDVTPLSLGVETLGGVMTKMIPRNTTVPTKKSETYSTAVDGQTNVEIHVLQGEREMASDNKSLGTFRLDGIPPAPRGVPQIEVTFDIDANGILSVNAKDKGSGKEQSISITGASTLSDNEVDKMVKDAETNASADKEKRERIDVKNQAETLVYQTEKQLGEIGDKVDSEAKAKVEDKRVRLKEATEKDDFETMKTLLEELQKELYALGASVYQQAGAESAAQSGPSDAGNSQGPSDQSGDDVIDAEFTETK from the coding sequence ATGGGGAAGGTTGTTGGGATTGACCTTGGAACTACGAATAGCTGTGTTGCAGTGATGGAGGGCGGTAAGCCTACAGTCATTGCTAATGCAGAAGGCTTTCGCACTACCCCCTCAGTAGTTGCTTACACAAAGAATCAGGATCAGTTAGTAGGCCAGATAGCTAAGCGTCAGGCTGTTATGAATCCAGAAAATACTTTTTATTCCTCTAAACGCTTTGTTGGAAGGCGAGTAGATGAGGTTAATGAGGAATCAAAGGAAGTCAGTTATGGAGTTGAGAAATCAGGTTCTAGTGTCAAATTAAAATGCCCTGTTTTAGATAAACAGTTTTCGCCTGAGGAAGTTAGTGCTCAGGTACTCCGCAAGCTCTCTGAGGATGCTGGCAAGTATTTAGGAGAGAGTGTTACGCAGGCAGTTATTACCGTACCTGCCTACTTCAACGACTCTCAACGACAAGCAACTAAGGATGCTGGGAAGATAGCTGGTCTTGAGGTCCTGAGGATTATTAATGAACCTACAGCAGCAGCTTTAGCATATGGTCTTGATAAACAGAGCAATGAACGAATACTTGTTTTTGATTTAGGTGGTGGAACTTTTGATGTTTCTGTTTTAGAAGTCGGTGATGGAGTCTTTGAGGTTTTATCTACTTCTGGTGATACACATTTAGGTGGAGATGACTTTGACAAAGTAATTGTTGATCATCTTGCAGAAACTTTTAAGGGTAATGAAGGGATTGATTTGCGTCAGGACAAGCAGGCACTTCAACGTCTTACAGAAGCGGCTGAGAAGGCGAAGATTGAGTTGTCTAATGCTACTCAGAGTGAAATCAATCTCCCTTTTATTACTGCCACCCCAGAAGGTCCTAAGCATCTTGATTTGACTTTGACCCGTGCCAAGTTTGAGGAATTAGCATCCTCGCTGATTGACCGCTGTAGGGTTCCAGTTGAACAGGCTTTAAAAGACGCGAAGCTGTCTTCTGGAGAACTTGATGAGATTGTGATGGTTGGTGGATCAACTCGTATGCCTGCAGTGCAGGAGTTGGTCAAACGTGTTACAGGGAAAGATCCTAATCAAACTGTCAATCCTGATGAAGTTGTTGCTGTTGGGGCCGCTATTCAGGGAGGTGTGTTGGCTGGTGAGGTTAAAGATATTCTTCTTTTAGATGTAACACCTTTGTCTTTAGGCGTAGAGACTCTTGGAGGGGTGATGACTAAAATGATTCCTCGTAATACAACTGTTCCTACTAAGAAGTCTGAGACATATTCCACAGCAGTTGATGGTCAAACAAATGTTGAGATTCATGTTCTCCAGGGTGAAAGAGAGATGGCTTCAGATAACAAAAGTTTGGGAACATTTCGTCTTGATGGAATACCTCCTGCCCCTAGAGGTGTGCCTCAGATTGAGGTCACGTTTGACATAGATGCAAATGGTATTCTTAGTGTGAATGCCAAAGATAAAGGCAGCGGAAAAGAGCAAAGTATTTCTATTACTGGTGCCTCTACTTTGTCTGACAATGAAGTAGACAAGATGGTTAAAGATGCTGAAACAAATGCTTCTGCGGATAAAGAGAAACGTGAGCGAATTGATGTTAAGAATCAAGCGGAAACTCTTGTTTATCAAACTGAAAAACAATTAGGTGAGATTGGAGACAAGGTTGACTCAGAAGCTAAAGCAAAAGTTGAAGATAAGAGGGTAAGACTAAAAGAAGCAACTGAGAAGGATGATTTCGAAACTATGAAAACTCTTTTAGAAGAACTTCAGAAGGAGTTGTATGCTTTAGGTGCTTCTGTATATCAACAGGCAGGTGCTGAATCAGCAGCCCAATCAGGACCATCAGATGCTGGTAATTCGCAAGGTCCTAGCGATCAATCAGGGGATGATGTGATCGATGCTGAATTTACAGAGACTAAATAG
- a CDS encoding shikimate dehydrogenase — protein sequence MSHINSKTQLLGLLGKPVQHSLSPVMHNAAIKTMGLNFCYLAFPCDSEGLSDVLTGLSAINCRGLNVTIPYKKDIAKQCRELSPLAQHLGAVNTLIPMENDGWFGTNTDVEGFLAPLINSSTNWTDQQAFVIGCGGSARAAVAGLQTLKLKQITILGRNQKRLDLFLKDLKTLDGYSSQQKTILQGCLEKDNYIPEIISADLIINTTPIGMASESKPLDPSQDLPLGSEIWKNLSPQTTLYDLIYNPRPTPWLSLGKSQGCRCIDGLEMLIQQGAASMRLWTQQKNIPIKVMREAAEKALKP from the coding sequence ATGAGTCATATCAACAGCAAAACCCAGCTATTAGGCCTTCTTGGCAAGCCAGTGCAACATTCACTCTCTCCGGTGATGCACAACGCGGCTATCAAAACAATGGGCCTGAACTTTTGCTATTTGGCATTTCCCTGCGACTCAGAAGGATTAAGTGATGTTCTAACTGGACTCAGTGCGATTAACTGTCGAGGTCTAAATGTCACTATCCCTTACAAAAAAGATATAGCGAAGCAATGCAGAGAACTTTCACCTCTTGCACAACATCTTGGCGCAGTCAACACCCTGATTCCAATGGAGAACGATGGCTGGTTTGGAACAAATACTGATGTAGAGGGATTTTTGGCACCTTTGATCAACAGCTCAACCAATTGGACCGACCAACAAGCTTTCGTAATCGGCTGTGGGGGGAGCGCTAGAGCAGCTGTTGCAGGGCTCCAAACATTAAAATTAAAACAAATAACTATTTTAGGTAGGAATCAAAAACGACTAGACCTTTTTCTCAAAGATCTAAAAACATTGGATGGGTATTCATCGCAGCAAAAGACAATCCTGCAAGGTTGTCTTGAAAAAGATAATTACATTCCAGAGATTATAAGTGCTGATCTAATAATCAATACCACCCCTATAGGGATGGCTTCTGAAAGCAAACCATTAGACCCTTCACAAGATTTACCTTTAGGATCTGAAATCTGGAAAAATCTAAGCCCCCAAACAACACTGTATGACTTGATATACAACCCTAGACCAACCCCTTGGTTATCTCTAGGGAAATCTCAAGGCTGTCGATGTATTGATGGTTTGGAGATGCTTATTCAACAAGGGGCAGCATCAATGCGATTGTGGACACAACAAAAAAATATCCCTATCAAAGTTATGAGAGAAGCCGCAGAAAAAGCATTAAAGCCCTAA
- a CDS encoding Tic20 family protein, with the protein MLIPAWQRLLGLLIYMLPWSDGIPFGRHLFVEFPFLQIFALPALPLLIFEQTIPFGGFLIFLILFLAVIRNQSVPYFLRFNALQALLIDIVIIVLSYAFQIILQPFNTSLLVRSLSSTVWVSTLAIVIFAFIECIRGKEPDLPGISQAVKMQLF; encoded by the coding sequence ATGCTTATCCCGGCCTGGCAACGACTCCTAGGTCTTCTCATATATATGTTGCCCTGGAGTGATGGAATCCCTTTTGGAAGGCATCTTTTTGTGGAGTTTCCATTTCTGCAAATATTTGCTCTACCTGCTCTCCCACTACTGATTTTTGAGCAAACAATACCTTTTGGAGGATTCCTTATCTTCCTAATTCTTTTTCTCGCAGTCATTCGAAATCAAAGTGTCCCTTATTTCCTTCGATTCAATGCCTTACAAGCCCTACTGATTGATATTGTGATAATCGTGCTTAGCTACGCCTTTCAAATTATTCTTCAACCCTTCAATACAAGCCTGTTGGTTAGAAGCCTTTCAAGCACCGTTTGGGTTTCAACACTCGCCATAGTGATCTTCGCATTTATCGAGTGCATCCGAGGGAAAGAACCTGATCTACCTGGGATCAGCCAAGCTGTAAAAATGCAGCTTTTCTAA
- the rpsF gene encoding 30S ribosomal protein S6 — translation MTDKPYYETMYILRPDIPEEEVESHLTKYSDMLVQAGAEILDNQMRGKRRLAYPISKHKEGIYVQLSHQGDGQHVEVLEKAMRLSEDVIRYLTVKQNGPLPTPRVTTPSESKDESEDQTDTQKEKDSEKEQKQETEN, via the coding sequence ATGACTGACAAGCCCTACTACGAAACGATGTACATCCTTCGACCGGACATCCCGGAAGAAGAGGTTGAATCGCACCTAACCAAGTACAGCGACATGCTTGTACAAGCAGGCGCAGAGATTTTAGATAACCAAATGCGAGGCAAACGACGTTTAGCCTATCCAATTTCCAAACACAAAGAAGGAATCTATGTGCAACTAAGTCATCAAGGTGATGGCCAGCATGTAGAAGTACTCGAAAAGGCAATGAGACTCAGCGAAGACGTAATTCGCTATTTAACTGTTAAACAAAACGGACCCTTGCCAACTCCCAGAGTGACAACTCCTAGTGAAAGTAAAGATGAATCAGAAGATCAAACAGACACTCAAAAAGAAAAAGATTCAGAAAAGGAACAAAAACAAGAAACAGAAAATTAA
- a CDS encoding argininosuccinate synthase, with the protein MGRAKRVVLAYSGGVDTSVCIPYLLEEWGVEEVITFAADLGQGDELEPIRLKALEAGASQSLVGDLIKPFVEEFAFPAIQANALYEGRYPLSTALARPLIAQKLVQVARELGADAVAHGCTGKGNDQVRFDVAIAGLAPELKVLAPAREWGMSREETIAYGERFGIPAPVSKKSPYSIDLNLLGRSIEAGILEDPMAPPPEEIFAMTSSIEEAPNEPLEIEIAFEGGRPVAIDGECLDPVELVHRANSLAGKHGIGRIDLIENRVVGIKSREIYETPGLLLLIQAHKELETLTLAADVLRTKANLEAQWADLVYQGLWFGPLKEALDGFIKNTQEYVNGLVRLRLYKGNSIVIGRASSENSLYKPEMATYGDDDIFDHKAAEGFIYIWGLSSRVWAESSKHG; encoded by the coding sequence ATGGGACGAGCAAAGAGAGTTGTTCTTGCTTATTCAGGGGGAGTGGACACAAGTGTTTGCATACCTTATTTGCTTGAGGAATGGGGAGTGGAAGAGGTTATTACCTTTGCGGCTGATTTGGGTCAGGGGGATGAGCTTGAGCCTATTCGTTTAAAGGCTCTTGAAGCAGGGGCAAGTCAATCTTTGGTAGGGGATTTGATCAAACCCTTTGTGGAAGAGTTTGCTTTTCCAGCAATTCAAGCAAATGCCCTTTATGAAGGGCGTTACCCGCTCTCTACAGCCCTTGCTCGACCTTTGATTGCTCAAAAGTTAGTCCAGGTGGCTCGGGAATTGGGAGCTGATGCAGTGGCTCATGGTTGTACTGGAAAAGGCAATGATCAGGTTCGCTTTGACGTAGCGATTGCTGGTCTTGCTCCCGAATTAAAAGTTTTAGCTCCTGCAAGAGAATGGGGAATGAGCCGAGAAGAGACAATTGCATATGGGGAACGCTTTGGGATACCTGCGCCTGTTAGTAAAAAGTCTCCTTATTCAATTGATTTAAATCTTTTAGGTAGAAGTATTGAAGCAGGAATATTGGAAGACCCAATGGCTCCTCCTCCCGAAGAAATCTTTGCAATGACTTCTTCTATTGAAGAGGCACCCAATGAACCACTGGAAATAGAGATTGCTTTTGAAGGCGGCAGACCTGTAGCAATAGATGGTGAGTGTTTAGATCCTGTAGAGTTAGTTCATCGTGCAAATTCTTTAGCAGGTAAACATGGTATTGGTCGTATAGATCTGATTGAAAATAGAGTTGTAGGGATTAAAAGTAGAGAGATTTATGAGACGCCTGGATTATTACTTTTAATTCAAGCACATAAAGAATTAGAAACCTTGACATTAGCCGCAGACGTTTTACGTACTAAAGCTAATCTTGAGGCCCAATGGGCTGATTTGGTGTATCAAGGACTTTGGTTTGGACCCTTAAAAGAGGCTTTGGATGGTTTTATTAAAAATACCCAGGAGTACGTAAATGGCCTCGTTAGGCTACGTTTGTACAAGGGGAATTCAATTGTTATTGGCAGGGCCTCTAGTGAGAATAGTCTTTATAAACCTGAGATGGCTACTTATGGCGATGATGACATCTTTGACCATAAAGCTGCGGAAGGATTTATATACATATGGGGTCTGTCAAGTCGAGTTTGGGCGGAATCTAGCAAGCACGGATAA
- a CDS encoding early protein (E6), protein MDKRTKAGNAYWWCQCICGNTREVPSDSLSTKARKKKNITECIQWAHNSATTALINKGKQEELIRRKEAKEKRRKLLKEVPPAWLKLPLTDAHARELGQKHFFRGNTCKKGHLSPYRINGGCLKCQKKKKSTAN, encoded by the coding sequence TTGGACAAAAGAACCAAAGCTGGCAACGCTTACTGGTGGTGTCAATGCATTTGCGGCAATACACGTGAAGTGCCTAGCGATTCATTATCAACGAAAGCCAGAAAAAAGAAAAATATAACTGAATGCATCCAATGGGCGCACAATAGCGCAACAACAGCTTTGATCAATAAAGGCAAACAAGAAGAACTTATACGCAGAAAAGAAGCAAAAGAAAAAAGACGAAAGCTACTAAAGGAAGTTCCGCCTGCATGGTTAAAACTACCCTTAACAGATGCTCACGCTAGAGAGCTAGGACAAAAACACTTCTTTCGTGGAAACACATGCAAGAAAGGTCACCTGTCTCCATATCGCATCAATGGTGGTTGCTTGAAATGCCAAAAGAAGAAGAAATCTACTGCTAATTAA
- a CDS encoding DUF3134 family protein, giving the protein MSAVGNVNLSALDGINPALTRYGRDEPAPVLPLREEPDLLSWLETSGRLVADEDSATEEISTVEEEELSALMGEKEDYKSDEDEQEEENWED; this is encoded by the coding sequence ATGAGCGCTGTCGGAAACGTAAATCTCAGTGCACTTGACGGCATCAACCCAGCCCTAACTCGATATGGGAGGGATGAACCTGCTCCTGTGTTACCCCTCCGAGAAGAGCCAGATTTGTTGTCATGGCTAGAAACCAGTGGCAGGCTAGTAGCTGATGAAGATTCCGCCACTGAAGAAATAAGTACTGTTGAAGAAGAGGAGCTTTCAGCCTTGATGGGAGAAAAAGAGGATTACAAATCGGACGAGGATGAACAAGAAGAAGAAAATTGGGAAGACTGA
- the mraY gene encoding phospho-N-acetylmuramoyl-pentapeptide-transferase — MCLVIVIFGATFLADTYATNSNLKILLLVSSAISVLLTWWTIPMLKALKVGQVVREDGPQSHLEKSGTPTMGGLIVVPAGIIIANLIHLDVERSEKILAISFITLGYMIIGVVDDWTSMTKQKSTGLTANKKIILQTILGIIFLILVASKGLINESIAFPFGLSWNAGILIWPLALFVLIAESNATNLTDGLDGLASGCGSLVFAGIALQLTLREDTGDHHVAAFCIVMSGIWLGFLVQNKKPAKLFMGDAGSLAMGASLASTALLTNSLWALFIMGGVFLVESLSVITQVLFFKLTKRKYGIGRRLFKMAPLHHHFELIGIRENKIVHHFWLATFLLFSIALATRPTL, encoded by the coding sequence ATGTGTCTAGTGATAGTGATTTTTGGGGCTACTTTTCTGGCTGATACTTATGCAACAAACAGTAATCTCAAAATACTTTTACTTGTCTCATCTGCAATCTCTGTATTACTAACCTGGTGGACTATCCCAATGCTTAAGGCCTTAAAAGTAGGTCAGGTAGTTAGAGAAGACGGCCCGCAAAGTCACCTTGAGAAATCAGGCACACCAACTATGGGTGGTTTGATAGTAGTCCCTGCAGGAATAATTATTGCAAATCTCATTCATTTAGATGTTGAAAGAAGTGAAAAAATACTCGCAATCTCATTTATCACACTGGGATATATGATCATTGGAGTAGTAGATGATTGGACAAGTATGACTAAACAAAAAAGCACAGGCCTTACGGCTAATAAAAAGATCATTCTGCAAACAATTCTTGGGATTATTTTTCTAATACTAGTAGCCTCTAAAGGTTTAATTAATGAATCAATTGCGTTTCCCTTCGGCTTAAGCTGGAACGCTGGTATTTTGATTTGGCCACTCGCATTATTTGTGTTGATCGCTGAAAGTAATGCTACTAATTTAACAGATGGACTTGACGGATTAGCTAGCGGCTGTGGATCTCTTGTATTCGCAGGAATAGCTTTACAACTAACGCTGAGAGAAGACACTGGAGACCATCATGTCGCTGCCTTTTGTATTGTTATGTCAGGGATATGGCTAGGGTTTCTTGTTCAGAACAAAAAGCCCGCAAAATTATTTATGGGAGATGCAGGTTCATTAGCAATGGGAGCAAGCCTAGCCAGTACAGCATTACTAACTAATAGCTTATGGGCACTATTTATTATGGGAGGAGTATTTTTAGTGGAATCCTTATCTGTAATCACACAAGTTTTATTCTTTAAGCTAACAAAAAGAAAGTACGGTATTGGGAGGCGACTATTTAAAATGGCTCCACTTCACCATCACTTTGAACTAATTGGAATACGAGAAAACAAGATCGTGCATCACTTTTGGCTAGCGACTTTCTTACTATTCTCAATTGCTCTAGCCACCCGACCAACCCTTTAA
- the purT gene encoding formate-dependent phosphoribosylglycinamide formyltransferase, with the protein MNRLPQVLMLLGSGELGKEVAIEAKRLGCCVIACDRYANAPAMQIADKYEIFDMNDKTTLKKIIQKHSPDLVIPEIEALAVSALIELENEGIKVIPNAKATEITMNRDKIRDLAAKKLKLKTAKYEYASSKEELVKKVKQFKWPVLIKPVMSSSGKGQSLAKDIKSLNEAWDIAMEGARGNSPRVIIEEFLSFDLEITLLTIRQQDGTTLFCDPIGHEQINGDYQCSWQPAQLNHKAHIQAQEIAKKVTESLGGTGIFGVEFFICGDEVIFSELSPRPHDTGLVTIISQNYSEFELHVRAILGLPIPKIKRLSCGASQVILSSDTYSSIAYTGVSEALEIENTKLLFFGKPNAKKGRRMGVALAEDNEIDIALKKAKQAAHLVKVIKNPTPD; encoded by the coding sequence ATGAATCGCCTTCCACAAGTATTAATGTTACTTGGCAGCGGTGAACTAGGAAAAGAAGTTGCTATAGAAGCAAAAAGATTAGGTTGTTGCGTAATCGCATGTGACCGATATGCAAATGCACCTGCAATGCAAATTGCTGACAAGTATGAAATATTTGACATGAATGACAAAACGACGTTGAAAAAGATTATTCAAAAACATAGCCCCGATCTAGTAATACCAGAAATCGAAGCTCTGGCAGTCTCAGCCTTAATAGAACTGGAAAATGAAGGCATTAAAGTAATTCCAAACGCAAAAGCGACTGAAATAACTATGAATAGAGACAAAATAAGAGATCTTGCAGCCAAAAAACTAAAATTAAAAACAGCAAAATATGAATATGCCTCTAGCAAAGAAGAGTTAGTAAAGAAAGTCAAGCAATTCAAATGGCCAGTTCTAATCAAACCAGTAATGAGCTCTTCTGGAAAAGGGCAAAGTTTAGCGAAAGATATTAAAAGCCTAAATGAAGCATGGGATATAGCGATGGAAGGAGCAAGAGGTAATTCCCCTAGAGTAATAATTGAAGAATTTCTAAGCTTTGATCTTGAAATCACATTACTTACAATCAGGCAACAAGATGGAACAACATTATTTTGTGATCCAATTGGACATGAGCAAATAAACGGTGACTATCAATGCAGTTGGCAACCTGCACAACTAAATCACAAGGCACATATACAAGCACAAGAAATCGCCAAGAAAGTTACTGAGTCTCTAGGGGGAACAGGAATATTTGGCGTAGAATTTTTTATATGTGGTGATGAAGTTATTTTTTCTGAGCTATCCCCTCGACCACACGATACAGGTTTAGTAACAATAATTAGCCAAAATTATAGTGAATTTGAATTACATGTACGTGCAATACTAGGGTTACCAATACCAAAAATAAAAAGATTAAGTTGCGGAGCCAGCCAAGTGATTTTATCATCAGATACATACTCATCAATAGCCTACACAGGAGTCAGCGAAGCATTAGAAATAGAAAATACAAAGTTACTCTTTTTTGGGAAACCAAACGCTAAAAAAGGTCGTCGAATGGGCGTAGCATTAGCAGAAGATAATGAAATAGATATCGCTCTTAAGAAAGCCAAGCAAGCTGCTCATCTAGTAAAAGTAATTAAAAATCCAACGCCAGATTAA